A genomic window from Corynebacterium fournieri includes:
- a CDS encoding dipeptide ABC transporter ATP-binding protein — MTTSIHNPGGARFNGAAPAPTGDPVLAVRDLHVSFPSEAGVVRAVRGVDFDLYPGRTLSIVGESGSGKSVTSLAVMGLLPEYAKVTGSVKFAGDELLGKSDAAMSKIRGNGIGMIFQDPLSALTPVYDIGTQLVEAIQAHNTISKSKAMDRAAELLDLVGIPEPKKRLRSFPHEFSGGMRQRVVIAIAIANNPKVLIADEPTTALDVTIQAQILEVIKKAQRETGAACIMITHDMGVVAGTADDVLVMYGGRPVERAEVHELFGSPKMPYSVGLLGSTPRVDQPSSEPLTYIDGNPPMLIDVADRCQFAPRCPIAVDECLAKEPALIPDKGDNDDHLVACIRREEIVEGKINGKPLFPAPVLPENKFAGIPRDQREVTLEVENLHREFPLTKGALVKRRIGTVTAVNHISFDVRAGECMAIVGESGSGKTTTLLEIMNLEPEGDSRIVICGQDAAKMNASQRREARKNIQMVFQDPMSSLNPRMTVKEIIQEPLDALGYEGDKDARISELMRTVGLDAKQLDRFPGHFSGGQRQRIGLARALATNPSVIVLDEPVSALDVSIQAGVINLLDSLKRKLGLSYLFVAHDLSVVRHLSDRVAVMYKGNFVEFGDTDDVFDTPEHPYTKALLSAIPIPDPDAERSRVRTVYTPEEVTPS, encoded by the coding sequence ATGACAACCAGCATCCACAATCCCGGCGGCGCACGCTTCAACGGTGCCGCTCCCGCCCCGACGGGCGACCCGGTGCTCGCCGTGCGCGACCTGCACGTCTCCTTCCCCTCGGAAGCGGGCGTGGTGCGCGCGGTGCGCGGCGTCGACTTCGACCTCTACCCCGGCCGCACCCTCAGCATCGTGGGCGAGTCCGGCTCCGGCAAGTCCGTGACGTCGTTGGCGGTGATGGGCCTTTTGCCCGAGTACGCCAAGGTCACCGGCTCGGTGAAGTTCGCGGGCGACGAGCTGTTGGGCAAGTCCGACGCCGCGATGTCCAAGATCCGCGGCAACGGCATCGGCATGATCTTCCAGGACCCGCTCTCCGCCCTGACCCCGGTCTACGACATCGGTACCCAGCTGGTGGAAGCCATCCAGGCGCACAACACCATCTCCAAGTCGAAGGCGATGGACCGCGCAGCGGAGCTGCTGGACTTGGTGGGCATCCCCGAGCCGAAAAAGCGCCTGCGGTCGTTCCCTCACGAGTTTTCCGGCGGCATGCGCCAGCGCGTGGTCATTGCCATCGCGATCGCCAACAACCCCAAGGTGCTGATCGCAGACGAGCCGACCACGGCGTTGGACGTGACCATCCAGGCGCAGATTCTCGAGGTGATTAAGAAGGCGCAGCGCGAAACCGGCGCGGCCTGCATCATGATCACTCACGACATGGGTGTCGTCGCTGGCACTGCCGACGATGTGCTGGTGATGTACGGCGGCCGCCCGGTCGAGCGCGCCGAGGTGCACGAGCTGTTCGGCAGCCCGAAGATGCCGTATTCGGTCGGTTTGCTCGGCTCAACGCCGCGCGTGGACCAGCCGTCCTCTGAGCCGCTGACCTACATCGACGGCAACCCGCCGATGCTCATCGACGTCGCGGACCGCTGCCAGTTCGCGCCCCGCTGCCCCATCGCCGTGGACGAGTGCCTGGCCAAAGAACCGGCGCTCATCCCCGACAAGGGCGACAACGACGACCACCTGGTTGCCTGCATCCGGCGCGAGGAAATCGTCGAAGGCAAGATCAACGGCAAGCCGCTGTTTCCCGCCCCGGTCCTGCCGGAGAACAAGTTCGCCGGCATCCCGCGCGATCAGCGCGAGGTCACGCTCGAGGTGGAGAACCTGCACCGCGAGTTCCCCCTGACCAAGGGCGCGCTGGTGAAGCGCCGCATCGGCACCGTCACCGCCGTCAACCACATCTCTTTCGACGTGCGCGCCGGCGAGTGCATGGCGATCGTGGGCGAGTCCGGCTCTGGCAAGACCACTACCCTGCTGGAGATTATGAACCTGGAGCCGGAGGGCGACTCCCGAATTGTCATTTGCGGCCAGGACGCCGCGAAGATGAACGCGTCCCAGCGGCGCGAGGCGCGCAAGAACATCCAGATGGTGTTCCAGGATCCGATGAGCTCGCTGAACCCGCGCATGACCGTCAAGGAAATCATCCAGGAGCCGCTCGACGCGCTCGGGTACGAAGGTGACAAAGATGCCCGCATATCAGAGCTGATGCGCACCGTGGGCTTGGATGCGAAGCAGCTGGACCGCTTCCCCGGCCACTTCTCCGGCGGGCAGCGCCAGCGCATCGGCCTCGCCCGCGCGCTGGCCACCAACCCGTCCGTGATTGTGCTGGACGAGCCGGTCTCCGCGCTCGACGTGTCCATCCAAGCTGGCGTGATCAACTTGCTGGATTCTTTGAAGCGCAAATTGGGTCTGTCCTATTTGTTTGTCGCACACGATCTGTCCGTGGTGCGCCACCTGTCGGACCGCGTGGCTGTGATGTACAAGGGCAACTTCGTGGAGTTCGGCGACACGGACGATGTCTTCGATACCCCTGAGCACCCGTACACCAAGGCGTTACTGTCGGCGATTCCGATTCCGGACCCGGACGCGGAGCGCTCCCGTGTGCGCACGGTGTACACGCCCGAGGAGGTCACACCCTCTTAA
- a CDS encoding ABC transporter permease, producing MAPNTSRGASRKLKDPRAHSSTSLGMHANMPLNDLTAISETGRQADGVMSKEENTPRPIPKQGNSIDDQQTMKATRKAKIYYRRFMRNKAAVIGLIIFFLLVLLAVFGKFLTPWNYQDPDFLNLSVGPSSEHWFGTTDSGNDLFAQVVHGLGRSLTIAIPASIATTIISAIVGAGAALYGGSVEKVVLAIIHFLLAVPTFLIIALLVSGSGGDWKVLTVVLIAFGWMYSARVIWSLSLSIRENDYVRAAKFMGVSRPKTIVRHVVPNVASLLIIQLMLGIVSTIMSETALSFLGLGVKLPDVSLGTLLQTGTSTLITAPWQFYFPALILTLLTVSMAFIADGLRDALDPNSNSGGSAA from the coding sequence ATGGCACCGAACACTTCACGCGGCGCATCCCGCAAACTCAAAGACCCCCGCGCGCACAGCTCCACCAGCCTGGGCATGCACGCGAACATGCCGCTCAACGACCTCACCGCCATCTCCGAGACCGGCCGCCAAGCCGACGGCGTGATGAGCAAGGAGGAAAACACTCCCCGCCCCATCCCGAAACAGGGCAACAGCATCGACGACCAGCAGACGATGAAGGCCACCCGCAAGGCGAAGATCTACTACCGTCGCTTCATGCGCAACAAGGCGGCAGTCATCGGCCTGATCATCTTCTTCCTGCTTGTCCTCCTCGCCGTCTTTGGCAAGTTCCTCACCCCGTGGAACTACCAAGACCCCGACTTTTTGAACCTGTCGGTCGGCCCGTCATCCGAGCACTGGTTCGGCACCACCGACTCCGGCAACGACCTGTTCGCCCAAGTGGTCCACGGCCTCGGGCGCTCGCTGACCATCGCGATCCCAGCGTCGATCGCCACCACGATCATCTCCGCCATCGTGGGTGCAGGCGCGGCGCTTTACGGCGGCAGCGTGGAAAAGGTCGTCCTGGCCATCATCCACTTCCTGCTTGCCGTGCCCACCTTCCTCATCATCGCCCTGCTGGTTTCCGGCTCAGGCGGCGATTGGAAGGTGCTCACCGTGGTGCTCATCGCCTTCGGCTGGATGTACTCAGCGCGTGTGATCTGGTCGCTGTCGCTGTCCATCCGCGAAAACGACTATGTGCGCGCGGCGAAGTTCATGGGTGTTTCCCGCCCAAAGACCATCGTGCGCCACGTGGTGCCGAACGTCGCTTCGCTGTTGATCATCCAACTGATGCTGGGCATCGTCTCCACCATCATGTCGGAGACCGCACTGTCCTTCCTGGGCCTCGGTGTGAAGCTGCCGGACGTCTCGCTCGGCACCCTGCTGCAAACCGGTACATCGACGCTGATTACCGCACCGTGGCAGTTCTACTTCCCCGCCCTGATCCTGACCCTGCTCACCGTGTCCATGGCGTTTATCGCAGACGGCCTGCGTGACGCGCTGGATCCGAACTCGAACTCCGGAGGCTCCGCAGCATGA
- a CDS encoding ABC transporter permease, translating to MFRYLLRKTLSWGLIVFLATNLTYFLASFFLDPRANYFGRRPPLPDDQIDRLLEPLNLSPNTPLIERWWTWLTGVVTRWDWGKSPLGDSVNEQVSYRIWVSAQLTLGATLLSIIIGVALGVYTASRQYKRADRMWQGISIITMNIHVVVASIAVVWLGLKINEWTGKRIFYVTGASTPGIEGFGPKMLDYAQHLVLPTLSLLIISYAGYHFMQRTLLLDNLNADYVRTARAKGLTKAQAVRRHALRTSLIPVATSVAFSVPGIFTGAVMTERIFAWQGMGQYFIQTISRNDVHGVVVVAAFGAAMTAVSAILADLIVVALDPRVRVS from the coding sequence ATGTTTCGATACCTGCTCCGAAAAACGCTGAGCTGGGGCCTGATCGTTTTCCTGGCCACCAACCTGACGTACTTCCTCGCCAGTTTTTTCCTCGACCCGCGCGCCAACTACTTCGGCCGGCGCCCTCCCCTGCCCGACGACCAGATCGACCGACTGCTCGAGCCGCTGAACTTGAGCCCGAACACCCCACTCATCGAGCGCTGGTGGACGTGGCTGACCGGCGTAGTCACCCGCTGGGACTGGGGAAAATCCCCTCTCGGCGACTCTGTGAACGAACAGGTCTCCTACCGCATTTGGGTCTCCGCCCAGCTGACGCTTGGTGCGACCTTGCTGTCCATCATCATCGGTGTCGCCCTGGGCGTGTACACCGCGTCGCGCCAGTACAAGCGCGCCGACCGCATGTGGCAGGGCATCTCCATCATCACCATGAACATCCACGTGGTGGTCGCGTCCATCGCCGTGGTGTGGCTCGGACTGAAAATCAACGAATGGACCGGCAAGCGCATCTTCTACGTCACCGGCGCGTCCACCCCGGGCATCGAGGGCTTCGGCCCAAAAATGCTGGACTACGCCCAGCACCTGGTGCTGCCCACGTTGTCGCTGCTGATCATCTCCTACGCCGGCTACCACTTCATGCAGCGCACGCTGCTACTGGACAACTTAAACGCCGACTACGTGCGCACGGCCCGGGCGAAGGGTCTGACCAAGGCGCAGGCCGTTCGTCGTCACGCACTGCGCACCTCGCTGATCCCCGTGGCGACCTCGGTGGCGTTCTCCGTGCCCGGCATTTTCACCGGCGCGGTGATGACCGAGCGCATCTTCGCCTGGCAGGGCATGGGCCAGTACTTCATCCAGACAATTTCGCGTAACGACGTCCACGGGGTTGTCGTCGTGGCTGCGTTCGGCGCCGCCATGACCGCCGTCTCCGCCATCCTGGCCGACCTCATCGTCGTCGCCCTCGACCCGCGCGTGCGCGTGAGCTAA
- a CDS encoding ABC transporter family substrate-binding protein: MSKRLRVAALAGLSSLSLVLASCSSDGNSESTGAGSGQETANSKSEKSGDGEQLQVNAAGDYNPLERDQIQDGGELTLAITEIAEQQNVFHANMNLYTRTLWSKYNPQMSLSDGDGTYHPNPAYLTDVKSEDVDGKTVVTYTINPEAKYNDGTPLDWTAYENTWKFNNGTNPEVQVNSTDGYELIESVTQGADAKQAVVTFKQAYPWWEGLFDTLVPPQVKDADTFMNAYLKQVHPEWGAGPFKVENVDFESGTASFVPNENWWGEKPKLDKISYRQMEDQASLNAFRAGEVDATGAGTRDRLATAKEMGDAVEIRTALQPSNYLMTINSTAPGLDDIRVREAIMRGIDREQLAAIRFQGLGYTEELPGSFTLYQTQEGYEDNFGAVVQYDPEKAKELLKEAGYDESNPLSVRYVTLGDSPMVQATTSALQAMLRNIGVDVQVEERPSSDFSKVTAERDFDLFMSGFSSSDPYGVAYFGQTYASDSDLNKSSTGTPEMDKKIEELQQIPDADEQIKRANELEKEALAQYGIMPYANGPQIVAVKKGLANYGANSFAVLPIENVGWAK; encoded by the coding sequence ATGAGCAAACGCCTCCGCGTCGCGGCTCTCGCCGGCTTGTCCTCCCTCTCCCTCGTACTCGCCTCCTGCTCCTCGGACGGCAACTCTGAAAGCACAGGGGCAGGGAGCGGCCAAGAAACCGCCAACAGCAAGTCGGAGAAATCCGGCGACGGCGAGCAGCTCCAGGTCAACGCCGCTGGCGACTACAACCCGCTCGAGCGCGACCAGATCCAAGACGGTGGCGAGCTCACACTCGCGATCACCGAGATCGCAGAACAGCAAAACGTCTTCCACGCGAACATGAACCTCTACACCCGCACGCTGTGGAGCAAATACAACCCGCAGATGTCCCTCTCCGACGGCGACGGCACCTACCACCCGAACCCGGCGTACCTGACCGACGTGAAAAGCGAGGACGTCGACGGTAAGACCGTAGTCACCTACACGATCAACCCGGAGGCCAAGTACAACGACGGGACTCCGCTCGACTGGACCGCCTACGAAAACACCTGGAAGTTCAACAACGGCACCAATCCGGAAGTGCAGGTCAACTCCACCGACGGCTACGAGCTGATCGAATCCGTCACCCAGGGTGCGGACGCAAAGCAGGCAGTGGTGACCTTCAAGCAGGCCTATCCTTGGTGGGAAGGTCTCTTCGACACCCTCGTGCCCCCGCAGGTCAAAGACGCCGACACGTTCATGAACGCCTACCTCAAGCAGGTCCACCCCGAGTGGGGCGCAGGCCCGTTCAAGGTGGAAAACGTCGACTTCGAATCCGGCACCGCCTCGTTCGTGCCCAACGAAAACTGGTGGGGCGAAAAGCCGAAGCTGGACAAGATCAGCTACCGCCAGATGGAGGACCAGGCGTCCCTCAACGCCTTCCGCGCAGGCGAGGTCGACGCCACCGGCGCCGGCACCCGCGACCGTTTGGCCACCGCCAAGGAGATGGGCGACGCAGTGGAAATCCGCACCGCGCTGCAGCCGTCGAACTACCTGATGACCATCAACTCCACCGCTCCCGGCCTGGACGACATCAGGGTGCGCGAGGCGATCATGCGCGGCATTGACCGCGAGCAGCTCGCCGCCATCCGCTTCCAGGGCCTCGGCTACACGGAGGAGCTGCCGGGTTCGTTCACCCTGTACCAGACTCAGGAAGGCTACGAGGACAACTTCGGCGCGGTTGTACAGTACGACCCGGAGAAGGCCAAGGAGCTGCTCAAGGAAGCGGGGTACGACGAGTCCAACCCGCTCTCGGTGCGCTACGTCACCCTCGGCGACTCCCCGATGGTGCAGGCAACCACCTCCGCACTGCAGGCGATGCTGCGCAACATCGGCGTCGACGTGCAGGTGGAAGAGCGCCCCAGCTCCGACTTCTCCAAGGTCACCGCAGAGCGCGACTTCGACCTGTTCATGTCCGGCTTCAGCTCCTCCGACCCGTACGGTGTGGCGTACTTCGGCCAGACCTACGCCTCCGACTCCGACCTGAACAAGTCCAGCACCGGCACCCCGGAGATGGACAAGAAGATCGAGGAGCTGCAGCAGATCCCGGACGCCGACGAGCAGATCAAGCGCGCCAACGAACTGGAAAAGGAAGCTCTGGCCCAGTACGGCATCATGCCCTACGCCAACGGCCCCCAGATCGTGGCTGTGAAGAAGGGCCTGGCCAACTACGGCGCCAACTCCTTTGCTGTCCTGCCGATCGAAAACGTGGGCTGGGCCAAGTAG
- a CDS encoding DUF402 domain-containing protein, whose protein sequence is MAADLHPVKQETFDTAARINTDPKGFLREVDTFRVTDFGLYMGRGADHPEFGYLESWLLPQLGLRANIFHFREGSERKQDFYFDVADIDVDGEVWHTRDLYVDLVSLTGNPIDVLDIDELAAATSAGYISAEEAEMTIDVTLAAVEGITRHGDDAMEWLRAQGIELTWADEVELTPVG, encoded by the coding sequence ATGGCCGCCGATCTGCACCCCGTCAAGCAGGAGACGTTCGACACCGCAGCCCGCATCAACACCGACCCCAAAGGATTCTTGCGCGAGGTGGACACCTTCCGCGTCACCGACTTCGGCCTGTACATGGGCCGCGGCGCAGACCACCCCGAGTTCGGATACTTGGAAAGCTGGCTGCTACCCCAGCTGGGACTGCGCGCCAACATCTTCCACTTCCGGGAGGGATCGGAGCGCAAACAGGACTTCTACTTCGACGTCGCGGACATCGACGTCGACGGGGAGGTCTGGCACACCCGCGACCTCTACGTCGACCTCGTCTCGCTGACCGGCAACCCGATCGACGTGCTGGACATCGACGAGCTCGCCGCCGCCACCTCAGCGGGCTACATCTCGGCCGAAGAAGCAGAAATGACTATCGACGTCACGCTGGCCGCCGTCGAGGGCATCACCCGCCACGGCGACGACGCGATGGAATGGCTGCGCGCTCAGGGCATCGAACTGACATGGGCGGACGAAGTGGAGCTCACCCCCGTCGGCTAA
- a CDS encoding Rv1157c family protein yields the protein MHNYRSFARATVAAVCAAGLVVAGGVAKQTAHAQSSLVDPLGRPTPQAVARVNAFADQPYVPQQVGNALRTAVQFFAGTGELGGPPLPENAPQFTQFYWPTVSGNCIGEGLHSTASAIAVPGPAQAPAPGAGAGQTTFVFTALGTPAAAQDQGEMKVYWINLTNLQTGVTPLGNNGINPTGPATLSATADTGSGRVLAVVDGSVRTVDKVCPFAPTAASIDVR from the coding sequence GTGCACAACTATCGATCTTTCGCTCGCGCCACCGTTGCGGCGGTCTGCGCTGCCGGTTTGGTGGTGGCCGGAGGCGTCGCAAAGCAAACTGCCCACGCCCAGTCGTCTCTAGTAGACCCGCTCGGCCGCCCCACGCCGCAGGCCGTTGCGCGCGTCAACGCGTTCGCCGACCAGCCCTATGTGCCGCAGCAGGTGGGCAACGCGCTGCGCACCGCCGTGCAGTTCTTCGCCGGCACCGGAGAACTCGGCGGGCCTCCCCTGCCGGAAAACGCACCCCAGTTCACACAGTTTTATTGGCCCACCGTCTCCGGCAACTGCATCGGCGAGGGGCTGCACTCAACCGCCTCCGCCATTGCAGTGCCAGGACCTGCGCAAGCGCCCGCCCCGGGTGCGGGCGCGGGGCAAACCACGTTCGTCTTCACCGCCTTGGGCACCCCAGCCGCCGCACAGGACCAGGGAGAGATGAAGGTTTACTGGATCAACCTGACCAACCTGCAAACCGGCGTAACACCATTGGGCAACAACGGGATAAACCCCACAGGACCGGCCACCTTGTCCGCCACCGCAGACACAGGCTCCGGGCGGGTCCTGGCAGTTGTCGACGGCAGCGTGCGCACCGTGGACAAGGTCTGCCCGTTCGCACCGACCGCCGCATCTATAGACGTGAGGTAA
- the typA gene encoding translational GTPase TypA, whose amino-acid sequence MSHPEFRNVAIVAHVDHGKTTLVNAMLEQSGVFGDHGEHGDRVMDSGELESERGITILAKNTAIRRAGKGKDGTDLVINVIDTPGHADFGGEVERGLSMVDGVVLLIDASEGPLPQTRFVLGKALEAKKPVIICVNKTDRPDARIDEVVEEAQDLLLELGASLEDPEAAEAAENLLELPVLYTSGRAGRASLENPGNGELPENEDLQPLFDVIYDVLPEPSAEIDAPFQAQVTNLDSSSFLGRIALIRVYKGSVKKGQNVAWVHYDAEGNQQVKNVKIAELLVTEGLDRVPATGEVVAGDIAAISGVEDIMIGDTICDPEHVEPLPRIKVDDPAISMTIGVNTSPMAGRNGGDKLTARMVKARLEQELIGNVSIKVLPTDRPDAWEVQGRGEMALTVLIETMRREGFELTVGKPQVVTKEVDGKTYEPYDHMIIDVPSEHQGAVTQLMANRKGQMTSMSNAGSGDWVRMEFDVPSRGLIGFRTTFLTETRGAGIANSYSIEHRPWAGEIKGRPTGSLVADRAGQVTAYALQQLADRGDFFVEPGAETYEGMVVGANSRDEDMDINITKEKKLTNMRSATADATVTLQKARTLSLDEAIEFCDDDECVEVAPEAMRVRKIILNATERGRARSRAKQKNS is encoded by the coding sequence GTGTCGCACCCTGAATTTCGCAACGTAGCCATCGTCGCCCACGTCGACCACGGTAAAACCACCCTGGTCAACGCCATGCTGGAACAGTCCGGTGTGTTCGGCGACCACGGCGAGCACGGCGACCGCGTGATGGACTCCGGCGAGCTCGAGTCCGAGCGCGGCATCACCATTTTGGCCAAGAACACGGCCATTCGCCGTGCCGGCAAGGGCAAGGACGGCACCGACCTTGTCATCAACGTCATCGACACCCCGGGCCACGCCGACTTCGGCGGCGAGGTCGAGCGCGGCCTGTCCATGGTCGACGGCGTCGTGCTGCTTATCGACGCTTCCGAAGGTCCGCTGCCGCAGACCCGCTTCGTGCTCGGCAAGGCGCTCGAGGCGAAAAAGCCTGTCATCATTTGCGTGAATAAGACCGACCGCCCCGATGCCCGCATCGACGAGGTCGTGGAGGAAGCGCAGGACCTGCTTCTCGAGCTCGGCGCCAGCCTGGAGGACCCCGAAGCCGCCGAGGCCGCCGAGAACCTGCTCGAGCTGCCGGTGCTCTACACCTCCGGCCGCGCAGGCCGTGCCTCCCTGGAGAACCCGGGCAACGGCGAGCTGCCGGAAAACGAGGACCTGCAGCCGCTGTTCGACGTCATCTACGACGTGCTGCCGGAGCCATCCGCAGAGATCGACGCGCCGTTCCAGGCGCAGGTGACCAACCTCGACTCCTCGTCCTTCCTTGGACGTATTGCGCTCATCCGCGTGTACAAGGGTTCCGTGAAGAAGGGCCAAAACGTCGCGTGGGTCCACTACGACGCTGAAGGTAACCAGCAGGTCAAAAACGTCAAGATCGCGGAGCTGCTGGTCACCGAAGGCCTGGACCGCGTCCCCGCCACCGGCGAGGTTGTCGCCGGCGACATCGCCGCCATTTCCGGCGTCGAAGACATCATGATCGGCGACACCATCTGCGACCCGGAGCACGTTGAACCGTTGCCGCGCATCAAGGTCGACGACCCGGCGATTTCCATGACCATCGGTGTCAACACCTCTCCGATGGCAGGGCGCAACGGCGGCGACAAGCTCACCGCCCGCATGGTCAAGGCCCGCCTGGAGCAGGAGCTGATCGGTAACGTCTCCATCAAGGTGCTGCCGACGGATCGTCCGGACGCCTGGGAAGTCCAGGGCCGCGGCGAAATGGCGCTGACGGTGCTTATTGAGACGATGCGCCGCGAGGGCTTCGAGCTGACCGTGGGTAAGCCGCAGGTGGTGACCAAGGAGGTCGACGGCAAGACCTACGAGCCGTACGACCACATGATCATCGACGTCCCGTCCGAACACCAGGGTGCCGTCACCCAGCTGATGGCTAACCGCAAGGGTCAGATGACCTCCATGTCCAACGCTGGCTCCGGCGACTGGGTGCGCATGGAGTTCGACGTGCCGTCGCGCGGCCTGATCGGTTTCCGCACCACGTTCCTCACCGAGACCCGCGGTGCCGGCATTGCCAACTCGTACTCCATCGAGCACCGTCCGTGGGCAGGCGAGATCAAGGGCCGCCCCACCGGCTCGCTGGTCGCCGACCGTGCCGGCCAGGTCACCGCTTACGCGCTGCAGCAGCTGGCAGACCGCGGCGACTTCTTCGTCGAGCCGGGTGCAGAGACCTACGAGGGCATGGTCGTGGGCGCGAACTCCCGCGACGAGGACATGGACATCAACATCACCAAGGAAAAGAAGCTGACCAACATGCGTTCCGCCACCGCGGACGCCACGGTCACTCTGCAGAAGGCTCGCACCCTGTCGCTGGACGAGGCCATCGAGTTCTGTGACGATGACGAGTGCGTCGAGGTCGCCCCTGAGGCGATGCGTGTGCGCAAGATCATCCTCAACGCCACCGAGCGTGGCCGCGCCCGCTCCCGCGCGAAGCAGAAGAACAGCTAG
- a CDS encoding ABC transporter substrate-binding protein produces MHQRRTRRPVMHAAAALSALCLVSSCAADPGPPPLVEPEDRPAEASQETETTSSSAEEPDQQSDRPQAQVGIDPIRAGFNPHLIGDESAAVRGIADLVLPSAFTPDGVKDPNLLDGASVLATSPDAFTVRYVIANNAQWSDGTPITGADFAYLWRGMTQTPGVVDPAAYRAVSDVRVSGPGGKVVDVDFAQPVGDWRVLFRHLLPSHLLAADAADFAYALRNTVPASAGRYLVRTVDRAHGTVTLNRNDRFWGPDPAPIDILTLAATRETTQVADQLRSGQLAFVDMAPQDTTADVLGLIPGAQTRVFPGARTLGVTMSATSGLNAQARAEVRSLVDVPLLAHIAARRSTHVDAASPTAPGSLALLHALAAEGRVLRVAADAADPSASAAARSLVDLLDAAGVPAKVVANELPAVAGGGLPAGEVDLVVHWRDDGDSAATLASRIACPPEKALAGNLSGLCSVAGDDIARRILSGEIPPALAAERVAEIEDREVLWVPILRETRLAATAGGVRGPGAPVDAWPGGLSSAGGWKLADTVGRRSTIQEVQ; encoded by the coding sequence ATGCACCAGAGGAGAACGCGTCGCCCAGTTATGCATGCTGCGGCGGCGCTTTCTGCGCTGTGCCTCGTTTCCTCGTGCGCGGCCGACCCCGGCCCGCCGCCGCTGGTGGAGCCGGAAGATCGGCCTGCAGAAGCGTCGCAGGAGACGGAAACCACCTCCTCCAGCGCCGAGGAACCAGACCAGCAGTCGGACAGACCCCAAGCGCAGGTGGGCATCGACCCAATCCGTGCCGGTTTTAACCCGCATTTGATCGGCGACGAGTCCGCCGCTGTCCGCGGCATCGCCGATCTTGTGCTGCCCAGCGCATTTACCCCCGACGGCGTAAAGGATCCCAACTTGCTTGACGGTGCGTCTGTGCTGGCGACTTCGCCAGACGCGTTCACCGTGCGTTACGTGATTGCGAACAACGCGCAGTGGTCCGACGGCACCCCGATCACCGGCGCCGATTTCGCCTATTTGTGGCGCGGCATGACCCAGACGCCCGGTGTTGTGGACCCGGCTGCCTACCGTGCGGTGTCCGACGTGCGCGTCAGCGGGCCCGGCGGCAAAGTCGTAGACGTTGATTTCGCGCAGCCGGTGGGGGATTGGCGCGTGTTGTTCCGGCACCTGTTGCCGTCGCATCTTCTCGCGGCGGACGCGGCTGATTTCGCTTATGCGCTGCGCAACACGGTGCCAGCGTCTGCGGGACGGTACTTGGTGCGCACTGTGGACCGTGCGCACGGAACGGTCACGCTGAACCGCAATGACAGGTTTTGGGGGCCGGATCCGGCGCCGATCGACATCCTCACCCTTGCTGCGACCCGCGAGACGACGCAGGTGGCGGATCAATTGCGCAGCGGCCAGCTCGCTTTCGTGGATATGGCGCCGCAGGACACTACCGCGGATGTGCTCGGTCTCATTCCGGGGGCGCAAACGCGCGTGTTTCCAGGCGCTCGCACGCTCGGCGTCACGATGTCGGCCACGAGCGGGTTGAACGCGCAGGCGCGCGCAGAGGTGCGTTCGCTTGTCGACGTCCCCCTGCTCGCCCACATCGCTGCCCGCCGCAGCACCCACGTGGACGCTGCCTCGCCGACCGCCCCCGGTTCGTTGGCGCTGCTGCACGCGCTCGCCGCGGAGGGCAGGGTGCTGCGGGTCGCTGCGGATGCCGCCGATCCGTCGGCGTCTGCTGCCGCGCGTTCCCTTGTGGATTTGCTCGACGCGGCTGGCGTGCCTGCCAAAGTGGTGGCCAATGAGTTGCCGGCCGTCGCCGGTGGTGGGCTGCCGGCGGGGGAGGTGGACCTTGTGGTGCATTGGCGTGACGACGGCGATTCCGCCGCCACCTTGGCCAGCCGCATCGCGTGCCCGCCTGAGAAGGCGCTCGCCGGCAATCTTTCCGGCTTGTGCTCTGTCGCGGGCGACGACATCGCGCGGCGCATACTTTCCGGCGAAATACCGCCGGCACTCGCCGCCGAGCGCGTCGCGGAGATCGAGGACCGCGAGGTGCTGTGGGTGCCGATTTTGCGCGAGACCCGTCTCGCGGCGACCGCAGGCGGCGTGCGCGGCCCGGGCGCGCCGGTTGACGCGTGGCCCGGCGGGCTGTCGTCGGCTGGCGGGTGGAAGCTGGCCGATACAGTGGGGCGTCGATCAACGATTCAGGAGGTTCAATGA